The following proteins come from a genomic window of Candidatus Bathyarchaeota archaeon:
- a CDS encoding DNA primase large subunit PriL, which produces MFTQNDLAKYPFLLYAADYIRQRDLRIDSLESDDYRPIVDRAEERLRNALTGDWSNADGTHFIKEMRIPDIEIPSFPLAVMMAAVSNSDYIKRRYALFEAKRAYEILKIEEKEEKILEIAKIFNWNIKAAEEMIYGRKFDFAISLADFLRNTSQFHEKEWKLVNRTVIKGEVYLSKSEAARLLQEEIRRRIESRVNTDAKPVLPESILARIDNLKRMYSRGAEQPILPKHPVGVVNEAFPPCINQLYQSALSGQHISHVGRFTLTSFLLSVGMSGEDVINLFRSSADFNERLTRYQVEHISGERGSRTKYIPPTCDTLKTHGLCPRAEGSCGRFRHPLSYYRRRIRTLKSGSSVT; this is translated from the coding sequence GTGTTTACCCAGAACGACCTTGCAAAATACCCTTTTCTACTTTACGCGGCGGATTATATTAGGCAACGTGATTTGAGGATTGACAGTCTAGAAAGCGATGACTATAGGCCGATCGTCGACAGGGCTGAAGAAAGGCTTAGAAATGCTCTAACAGGGGACTGGTCGAATGCGGATGGAACCCACTTCATTAAGGAGATGAGAATACCTGACATTGAAATTCCATCCTTCCCGCTGGCAGTTATGATGGCGGCAGTTTCGAACAGCGACTATATAAAGCGCCGTTACGCACTTTTCGAGGCGAAACGGGCCTACGAAATTCTAAAGATAGAGGAGAAGGAAGAAAAGATCCTTGAGATCGCGAAAATATTCAACTGGAACATTAAAGCGGCAGAGGAAATGATTTATGGAAGGAAATTCGATTTCGCCATTTCGCTCGCCGATTTCTTGAGGAATACAAGCCAATTCCACGAGAAAGAATGGAAACTAGTTAATCGAACAGTAATCAAGGGAGAAGTTTACCTATCAAAGTCAGAAGCCGCACGGTTACTCCAGGAGGAAATTCGGAGGAGGATAGAGAGCAGGGTCAACACCGACGCGAAGCCAGTGCTTCCAGAAAGTATACTTGCACGCATAGACAATCTGAAGCGAATGTACTCCAGGGGAGCGGAGCAACCAATCCTCCCCAAACATCCTGTCGGAGTTGTTAACGAGGCCTTCCCACCATGCATCAACCAGCTCTACCAATCTGCACTATCAGGCCAGCATATCTCCCATGTTGGACGTTTCACCCTGACCTCATTCCTTTTAAGCGTAGGCATGAGTGGTGAAGATGTGATAAACCTCTTCAGATCATCAGCTGACTTTAATGAGAGGTTGACCAGATATCAAGTTGAGCACATATCCGGAGAAAGAGGCTCGAGAACAAAATATATTCCTCCGACATGCGACACGCTGAAGACTCATGGTCTATGTCCAAGGGCTGAGGGTTCCTGTGGCAGGTTTCGCCACCCATTAAGTTATTACCGGAGGAGAATAAGAACACTTAAGAGCGGATCCTCCGTAACTTAG
- the nadE gene encoding NAD(+) synthase has protein sequence MRKNFGLAKESDDPVADENIQPRIRGNILMDISNRLKDLKILIINTGNKTELALGYCTLYGDMVGGIGALGDVSKLEVYQLARYVNEKAGREIIPMRIFKKKPSPELREEQYDPFDFDLVSPMVDDIVERRKSKRELIEMGYPREVVEDIYRRFRRAEYKRRQAPPCIKITPKAFGIGWKMPIINQWEE, from the coding sequence ATAAGAAAGAATTTTGGTTTAGCTAAGGAGAGTGATGATCCGGTTGCCGACGAAAATATACAGCCAAGAATAAGAGGTAATATCCTCATGGATATATCTAATAGGCTTAAGGATCTAAAAATACTCATAATAAATACTGGAAATAAGACGGAGCTCGCTCTCGGCTACTGCACTCTCTATGGGGATATGGTCGGCGGGATAGGTGCTCTAGGAGATGTAAGTAAACTTGAAGTCTACCAGCTAGCAAGATATGTTAATGAAAAAGCCGGAAGAGAAATAATTCCTATGAGGATCTTCAAGAAGAAGCCATCCCCAGAACTGAGAGAAGAGCAATATGACCCATTCGACTTTGATCTCGTCAGCCCAATGGTGGATGACATAGTAGAAAGGAGGAAAAGCAAACGTGAACTCATCGAAATGGGCTATCCGAGAGAGGTTGTGGAGGACATTTATAGGAGATTTAGGAGGGCGGAATACAAAAGGAGGCAAGCACCACCATGCATAAAGATCACGCCCAAAGCATTTGGTATAGGGTGGAAGATGCCGATCATTAACCAATGGGAAGAATGA
- the pcn gene encoding proliferating cell nuclear antigen (pcna), which translates to MFKVRMPDAKMLRDAITAISTIVDEGTFKIDGEGMKLRAMDPTRVAMVDFAMQKTAFEEFAIDGETRICLNLNELLKLLKRAGKDEIVELRLDEETGQFVTTMMGNYVRTFRMPTLEASEEDIPTPKIEFKAKVTLTTDGLHRSLEDVALVSDYVRIEADEEKVVMRAKGDIMGADIELKKGSDALLSLDVKEPSKSSFPLSYLSEIVKAASATSEIVTIEFSNDMPIRLDFKQRYDGTLTYYLAPRIEVE; encoded by the coding sequence TTGTTTAAGGTTAGGATGCCCGACGCAAAGATGCTTAGAGACGCGATAACCGCTATCTCAACAATCGTTGACGAAGGAACATTCAAGATAGATGGGGAGGGAATGAAATTAAGGGCTATGGATCCCACACGTGTGGCTATGGTCGACTTCGCCATGCAGAAAACAGCATTTGAGGAGTTCGCCATTGATGGGGAGACGAGGATATGTTTGAACCTAAATGAACTCCTGAAACTCCTTAAGAGAGCTGGGAAAGATGAGATCGTTGAGCTTAGGCTCGACGAGGAAACCGGCCAATTCGTAACGACGATGATGGGAAACTATGTCCGCACATTTAGGATGCCAACTCTAGAGGCAAGCGAAGAGGATATTCCGACGCCCAAGATAGAATTCAAGGCGAAGGTAACCCTCACAACTGATGGATTACACCGGTCGCTTGAGGACGTCGCCCTCGTAAGCGATTACGTTAGGATAGAAGCCGATGAAGAGAAGGTGGTTATGAGAGCTAAGGGGGACATAATGGGGGCGGACATAGAGCTTAAAAAAGGAAGCGACGCCCTCCTCTCATTAGATGTGAAGGAGCCGTCCAAATCATCTTTTCCGCTGAGCTACCTCTCCGAAATAGTTAAAGCCGCATCGGCGACATCGGAGATAGTCACGATCGAATTCTCAAATGATATGCCAATACGCCTCGACTTTAAGCAGCGGTATGATGGCACTTTAACATATTATCTGGCGCCAAGGATAGAGGTTGAATGA
- a CDS encoding electron transfer flavoprotein subunit alpha/FixB family protein: MGDILIYAEQEDGEIHPVTYELICKGRELAGKLGCKVDSVLLGSRIEEKASELVAYGADRIFIFDHSSLHDFDLIRYSSNIVDLARETEPDIILIGATRIGRVLAPRVAAALRTGLTADCTDLYIDEDGRLVQVRPAFSGNIMAEIKTWRKPQMATVRYKVMKMGEPDPSRKGEVIRRQVKIIEDTGMKILEKTPAAEMEINEARVIVSGGRGLRSPDEFRILEELAEILGGVVGSSRPLVDSGWIGREHQVGFSGNIVKPKVYIACGISGSPQHLFGMRDSEVIIAINKDPSAPIFRFSDYGVIGEVQEILPLLIEELRRGAK; encoded by the coding sequence TTGGGGGACATTCTAATATATGCTGAGCAAGAGGACGGGGAGATCCACCCGGTCACATATGAATTAATATGCAAGGGAAGGGAGCTTGCAGGTAAACTCGGCTGCAAAGTTGACTCAGTCCTTCTTGGGTCCAGAATTGAGGAGAAAGCGTCCGAGCTCGTAGCCTACGGGGCTGATCGGATCTTCATATTCGACCACTCCTCACTACATGACTTCGACCTAATCAGATATTCATCGAATATTGTGGATCTTGCGAGGGAGACGGAGCCAGACATCATCCTCATCGGGGCAACCCGGATTGGAAGGGTTCTCGCCCCAAGGGTCGCCGCCGCCCTCCGTACAGGGCTGACAGCGGACTGCACAGATTTATACATTGACGAGGATGGGAGGCTAGTTCAGGTTCGACCCGCCTTCAGCGGTAACATAATGGCGGAGATAAAGACGTGGAGGAAACCTCAAATGGCAACTGTGAGATATAAGGTGATGAAGATGGGTGAACCTGACCCGTCACGCAAGGGAGAGGTAATAAGGAGACAAGTCAAGATAATCGAGGATACTGGAATGAAAATTTTGGAGAAGACGCCGGCAGCGGAGATGGAGATAAACGAAGCCAGAGTGATCGTTTCCGGTGGAAGAGGACTCAGAAGCCCAGATGAGTTCCGGATCCTAGAGGAGTTGGCAGAGATCCTCGGAGGCGTTGTCGGCTCAAGCAGACCGCTTGTAGACTCAGGATGGATAGGGAGGGAACATCAGGTCGGATTCAGCGGTAACATTGTGAAGCCAAAGGTATACATCGCATGCGGCATCTCAGGATCACCACAGCATCTATTCGGCATGAGGGATTCTGAGGTCATCATAGCAATAAACAAGGATCCCTCAGCTCCCATCTTCAGGTTTTCAGATTACGGAGTGATAGGCGAAGTTCAAGAAATCCTCCCCCTACTAATTGAGGAGCTGAGGAGAGGAGCGAAATGA
- a CDS encoding translation initiation factor IF-2 subunit beta, whose product MALDYERMLDEAYAQLPTRASRSERLEVPKPRCTVSGSRTVLHNFGDICDALRRDQMHLLRFLSKEMATAGVIEGSRVIFQGRFEASTIERLIQRYMEAYVTCPVCKRPDTKLTKEKRLSFMVCDACGARSPVKAV is encoded by the coding sequence ATGGCTCTTGATTACGAGAGGATGCTGGACGAAGCCTACGCCCAACTGCCTACTAGGGCATCTAGAAGTGAGAGGCTGGAAGTCCCTAAACCTCGCTGCACAGTTTCAGGTTCGAGGACGGTACTCCATAACTTCGGCGATATATGTGACGCCCTCAGGAGAGACCAGATGCATCTGTTAAGGTTTCTCTCGAAGGAGATGGCTACGGCAGGAGTCATTGAGGGGTCGAGGGTAATCTTTCAGGGTAGGTTTGAGGCCTCAACCATTGAACGTTTAATCCAACGGTACATGGAAGCCTATGTGACATGCCCGGTCTGCAAAAGGCCTGATACCAAGTTAACAAAGGAGAAGAGGCTCTCATTCATGGTCTGCGATGCCTGCGGGGCACGTTCACCCGTGAAGGCAGTATAA
- a CDS encoding transcription factor S, translating into MDFCEKCGTRLVLKRKKEAKEFSLTCPKCGYIKPAESLIKPAKTLEMVPEEKIVVIGKKEQELKTLPTITVECPKCGNNEAYVWQVQTRGADESSTQFFRCTKCNYTFREYS; encoded by the coding sequence ATGGATTTTTGTGAAAAATGCGGCACCCGGCTTGTCCTGAAGCGCAAGAAGGAGGCTAAGGAGTTCTCCTTAACCTGCCCTAAATGCGGGTATATAAAGCCGGCGGAATCTCTGATTAAGCCGGCGAAGACCTTGGAGATGGTGCCGGAAGAAAAGATTGTGGTAATAGGTAAGAAGGAGCAGGAACTGAAAACCCTCCCCACAATCACGGTCGAATGCCCAAAATGTGGAAACAATGAAGCATATGTCTGGCAAGTTCAGACAAGAGGAGCCGACGAATCCTCAACCCAATTCTTTAGATGCACAAAATGCAACTACACTTTTAGAGAGTACTCGTAA
- a CDS encoding DNA primase small subunit PriS: protein MDNLTFIQEKFAEFYREKSSIIQVPRLLEQREFGFLLFKENIMLRHKGFKTAEELKSFIMQIVPAHAYYSTAYYQAPEEKMEDKGWLGADIYFDIDADHIPTRCGKIHDRWRCRSCGLIGRGVTPPQCPICDGKSFDGKTWLCELCLESAKSEAMKLIDILREEFGCSSKDLEVSFSGHRGYHVHVENESAKELDSSARKELVDYIMGVGIDASFHGLIVSGSKRLRIISGPSVNDGGWRGRITKGLLNILASASEEELKEFGLSKKIITDILQARKGSMLLREGVEPWSLLRGISRKALDTLIKHAVEGEAAKIDTVVTTDIHRLIRMPNTLHGGTGLMKVSFPADMIEEFDPLKESVAFERGEVRVHVREAPKFRIGDEEFGPYSNVEVELPTAAALLILCKDAGSVA from the coding sequence ATGGATAATCTAACGTTTATTCAGGAAAAATTCGCGGAGTTCTACAGGGAAAAATCATCAATCATCCAGGTCCCAAGGCTTCTCGAGCAGAGGGAGTTCGGCTTCTTACTCTTTAAGGAGAATATTATGCTGAGGCATAAGGGCTTCAAAACTGCAGAGGAACTTAAAAGCTTCATAATGCAGATTGTTCCAGCCCACGCATACTACTCAACCGCATATTATCAAGCGCCAGAAGAGAAAATGGAGGATAAGGGTTGGCTCGGAGCTGACATATACTTCGACATCGACGCGGACCATATCCCAACCCGGTGTGGAAAGATCCATGATAGGTGGAGGTGTAGAAGCTGCGGGCTTATTGGAAGAGGGGTTACACCGCCTCAATGCCCAATATGCGATGGAAAAAGCTTTGATGGAAAGACATGGCTATGCGAGTTATGCCTTGAATCAGCAAAGTCTGAGGCGATGAAGCTCATAGATATTCTAAGAGAGGAATTCGGTTGCTCCTCGAAGGATCTGGAGGTCTCATTCAGCGGGCATCGCGGTTACCACGTTCACGTGGAGAATGAGAGCGCGAAGGAATTGGATTCATCAGCCCGCAAAGAGTTGGTAGACTATATTATGGGAGTGGGAATCGACGCATCATTCCACGGTTTAATAGTTTCAGGCTCGAAGAGGTTAAGGATTATTTCTGGACCAAGCGTGAATGATGGTGGCTGGCGCGGCAGGATAACGAAGGGGCTGCTTAACATACTCGCGTCCGCAAGCGAGGAGGAACTTAAGGAATTCGGGTTGAGCAAGAAGATCATAACGGATATTCTGCAGGCGAGAAAGGGTTCTATGCTATTGAGGGAAGGCGTTGAACCTTGGAGCCTGTTGAGGGGGATAAGTAGGAAAGCATTGGATACACTGATCAAACATGCGGTTGAGGGGGAAGCCGCAAAGATTGACACGGTGGTTACAACCGACATTCATAGGCTGATAAGGATGCCTAACACTCTCCACGGAGGCACAGGGCTAATGAAGGTCTCATTTCCAGCAGATATGATAGAAGAATTTGATCCGCTAAAAGAGTCGGTAGCATTCGAGAGGGGGGAAGTAAGAGTCCATGTGCGGGAAGCCCCCAAGTTCAGGATTGGAGATGAAGAATTCGGCCCCTACAGCAATGTTGAAGTCGAATTGCCAACCGCGGCCGCGCTGCTCATCCTCTGCAAAGATGCGGGGAGTGTAGCCTAA
- a CDS encoding electron transfer flavoprotein subunit beta/FixA family protein — MTSKGLEEAKRGLTIIVLLKQVPDIEKVRFDYVEGRLDRSSAEGVINPFDLNALEAAVQLREKIGGKVMVLSMGPPQAVESLRDAIARGADDAILLSDPAFAGADTLATSYTLASAIRKMGHFDLILCGEKTVDGDTAQVGPEVSEFLGIPCVAFVHEIIDADVERVVVCSRLGKNDYKIEIRLPGLLTVTKDVNNPRMPTLKDKLRSRKAEVSIWGAEDLVGFADERLFGTSGSPTRVMNVYAPSTEGRRCIMLEGTPEEKAGKIASILRDLRIVR; from the coding sequence ATGACTTCTAAGGGATTAGAGGAGGCAAAGAGAGGTCTCACGATAATAGTATTGTTGAAGCAGGTTCCCGACATAGAGAAGGTTAGGTTCGATTATGTTGAGGGAAGATTGGACAGGAGCTCCGCAGAAGGGGTAATAAACCCATTCGACCTGAACGCACTTGAGGCAGCCGTCCAGTTAAGAGAAAAGATTGGCGGAAAAGTTATGGTTCTGAGCATGGGGCCGCCACAGGCGGTAGAATCGCTTAGAGACGCGATCGCCAGAGGCGCAGATGATGCCATACTACTCTCAGACCCCGCATTCGCAGGCGCAGACACATTGGCAACCTCCTACACTCTCGCCTCTGCTATAAGGAAGATGGGTCACTTCGACCTCATATTATGTGGGGAGAAGACTGTGGATGGGGACACAGCCCAGGTTGGACCCGAGGTCTCAGAGTTTCTGGGCATCCCCTGCGTGGCCTTCGTCCATGAGATCATAGATGCGGATGTGGAGCGGGTCGTAGTCTGCTCCAGGCTTGGAAAAAATGATTATAAGATCGAGATCCGCCTCCCCGGACTATTAACAGTAACAAAGGATGTGAATAATCCGCGAATGCCAACCCTGAAGGATAAACTAAGATCCAGGAAAGCTGAAGTGTCCATTTGGGGGGCGGAAGATTTGGTAGGATTCGCGGATGAACGCCTCTTCGGCACCTCAGGCTCGCCGACAAGGGTCATGAATGTATATGCGCCATCAACAGAAGGTAGACGATGCATAATGCTTGAGGGAACCCCTGAGGAGAAGGCCGGAAAGATCGCATCAATACTCAGGGATCTAAGAATCGTGAGGTAA
- the nadE gene encoding NAD(+) synthase has protein sequence MKIVMAQINSTVGDIKGNVKKIKRYIEMARGYGAEIVIFPELAVTGYPPQDLLYEREFVKENKRRLLAMIGEMKEDIVGIVGFVDYEDSDLYNAAAVFKGNNLIGVAYKSLLPTYDVFDEARYFKPSKEINTVRVSFGEEEIALGIEICEDLWDEEYPIKVTDILAAKGANIILNLSASPFYAGKRFLRLRLLQEKAGKCNLPIFYVNMVGGQDELVFDGQSLAVDGNGDLIAIGKQFEEDLIITDIDLRNWTAKKVNPGPYRREEEMLNAIMLGIRDYFRKTGFKKAIVGMSGGIDSSLTSCIAVEALGRENVIGVYMPSKYSSQHSKEDARRVAENLGILFIEIPIQEIIEVIEES, from the coding sequence ATGAAGATAGTTATGGCTCAGATAAACTCGACCGTAGGCGATATTAAAGGAAATGTTAAGAAGATCAAGAGATACATAGAAATGGCTAGGGGATATGGCGCGGAGATAGTTATCTTTCCAGAGCTGGCGGTCACCGGTTACCCCCCGCAGGATCTATTATATGAGAGAGAATTTGTGAAAGAGAACAAGAGAAGACTACTAGCAATGATAGGAGAGATGAAAGAGGATATTGTGGGAATAGTTGGTTTTGTGGACTATGAGGATAGCGATCTCTACAATGCCGCGGCCGTTTTCAAAGGAAACAATCTCATCGGTGTTGCCTATAAGTCTCTATTGCCGACTTATGATGTTTTTGACGAAGCTAGATACTTTAAGCCATCAAAGGAAATCAATACAGTGAGAGTTAGCTTTGGCGAAGAAGAAATCGCCCTCGGCATTGAAATATGCGAAGACCTCTGGGATGAGGAATACCCTATAAAAGTCACGGATATTTTAGCCGCTAAGGGAGCTAATATAATCCTCAATCTCTCAGCATCCCCTTTCTATGCCGGAAAAAGATTCCTTAGGTTGAGATTATTACAGGAAAAGGCTGGAAAATGCAATCTCCCCATTTTTTATGTTAACATGGTCGGTGGTCAAGATGAATTGGTCTTTGACGGACAAAGCCTGGCGGTAGATGGAAATGGAGACTTAATAGCCATAGGCAAGCAGTTCGAGGAAGACTTAATCATAACAGACATCGACTTAAGAAACTGGACTGCTAAAAAAGTTAACCCCGGCCCCTATCGCAGGGAGGAGGAGATGCTTAACGCAATTATGCTGGGTATACGCGATTACTTCAGAAAAACAGGGTTTAAGAAGGCTATAGTTGGGATGAGCGGCGGGATCGATTCATCCCTAACCTCCTGCATCGCGGTAGAAGCATTGGGAAGAGAGAATGTTATAGGAGTTTACATGCCCTCCAAATATTCAAGTCAGCATAGTAAAGAGGATGCGCGAAGAGTAGCTGAGAATTTAGGGATACTCTTTATAGAAATACCGATCCAAGAAATAATTGAAGTTATCGAAGAATCCTAG
- the proS gene encoding proline--tRNA ligase, which yields MKKFENFTEWFDNVLFEADIIDTRYPVKGFGVYKQWGTRIAKKIIEMLENDLEASGHEPMLFPVVISEEDFAKEAQHIEGFTAEVFWITHAGRRRLERKILLRPTSETAMYPMFAQWIRSHADLPLKIFQSVFVYRYETKATRPLFRMREFLWNEAHTAHKDWDEAEAQVREAVNIYRRIFKRLGLSFYILRRPDFDKFAGAVYSIAFDAWNPDGRVNQIGTVHNLGENFAKAFEVTYETPEGTQRYVAQTCYGFGVSRTLAAVIAQHGDDHGLVLPPEVAPIQVIIVPILYKETKNEVLAYAKDVYEVVKGAGIRVQIDEEEKTPGEKYYHWEMFGVPVRIEVGPKDMNDRCVTLSERVTLQRNRVAYEDIVPAIHGLFAKINEDLERRSQSMLESLTVDVENLEELRGVIGKRKIARVSWCERQECADKIKEETGGEVRGYRIDVEETPKSGCIACRRQATKVVYVARAY from the coding sequence ATGAAGAAGTTTGAGAACTTCACGGAGTGGTTCGATAACGTCCTCTTCGAAGCAGATATAATAGACACAAGATATCCGGTTAAGGGCTTCGGCGTATACAAGCAGTGGGGAACACGCATCGCGAAGAAGATCATAGAGATGCTCGAGAACGATCTCGAAGCAAGCGGCCACGAGCCTATGTTATTTCCAGTCGTCATATCCGAGGAGGACTTCGCAAAGGAGGCACAGCACATAGAAGGGTTCACGGCTGAGGTTTTCTGGATAACCCATGCTGGAAGAAGAAGGCTTGAGAGAAAGATACTTCTAAGACCGACCTCCGAAACGGCTATGTACCCTATGTTTGCGCAGTGGATCAGGTCCCACGCCGATCTGCCCCTAAAAATATTCCAGAGCGTATTCGTTTACAGGTATGAGACTAAGGCGACCCGGCCACTATTCAGGATGCGAGAATTTTTGTGGAATGAGGCGCATACAGCCCATAAGGATTGGGATGAGGCTGAGGCGCAGGTTAGAGAGGCGGTAAACATTTATCGGAGAATCTTCAAGCGCTTAGGCCTCTCCTTCTACATTCTAAGGAGACCGGACTTCGACAAGTTTGCGGGGGCAGTCTACTCGATCGCCTTTGACGCCTGGAACCCAGATGGAAGAGTGAACCAGATAGGAACAGTTCACAACTTAGGGGAGAACTTCGCCAAGGCCTTCGAAGTGACATACGAGACGCCTGAGGGAACCCAAAGATACGTGGCACAGACATGCTACGGGTTCGGAGTGAGTAGGACGCTGGCAGCTGTGATAGCGCAGCATGGCGACGATCATGGTCTGGTTCTACCCCCTGAAGTGGCGCCCATCCAAGTCATCATAGTTCCAATACTCTATAAGGAGACGAAGAATGAAGTATTAGCCTACGCAAAAGATGTTTATGAGGTAGTTAAAGGTGCTGGGATCAGAGTTCAAATAGATGAAGAAGAGAAGACTCCTGGAGAAAAGTACTACCACTGGGAGATGTTCGGGGTGCCAGTGAGAATTGAAGTGGGGCCGAAGGACATGAATGACAGGTGCGTCACACTGTCGGAAAGGGTTACCCTGCAGAGAAACAGGGTCGCGTATGAAGATATAGTCCCTGCAATTCACGGATTATTCGCAAAAATTAATGAGGATTTGGAGAGGCGAAGCCAGTCGATGCTGGAAAGCCTTACGGTCGATGTGGAGAACCTAGAGGAGCTTAGGGGGGTCATTGGGAAGAGAAAAATTGCAAGGGTCTCATGGTGTGAAAGGCAGGAATGCGCGGATAAGATTAAGGAGGAGACAGGCGGCGAGGTCAGAGGTTATAGAATCGACGTTGAAGAGACCCCGAAATCCGGATGCATAGCATGCCGCAGACAAGCCACTAAAGTCGTGTATGTTGCAAGGGCATATTAG
- a CDS encoding DUF424 family protein: MEVYVKVQRWGRQVLLAACDADLLGKTLEDSNIHFEIKKEFYGGFKATVDEAVDLIENSTIINLVGSGIVQKAIERGYVHPESVIRICGIPHAQIVKM; this comes from the coding sequence TTGGAAGTCTACGTTAAAGTGCAAAGGTGGGGGCGGCAGGTTCTACTAGCAGCCTGCGACGCCGACCTCCTAGGCAAGACCCTTGAAGACTCGAACATCCATTTCGAGATAAAGAAAGAATTTTACGGGGGCTTCAAAGCAACAGTTGACGAGGCAGTCGACCTGATAGAGAATTCGACAATAATAAACCTTGTGGGGTCAGGAATCGTCCAGAAGGCTATAGAACGTGGATATGTACACCCAGAATCGGTCATAAGAATATGCGGCATCCCCCACGCACAGATAGTAAAGATGTAG
- a CDS encoding FAD-binding oxidoreductase, translating to MNGMIPDKVIERLKSIVGRDSVITDPSMLEGYLRDETPEPIRPSPATGLVLVKPSLTEEVSKILMTANSCRIPVFPVGGRTGLVGGCIPTVQGIILSLEKMNKIEVDVENLMAVAEAGATLGDLIRASETAGLFFPPHPGDEGAQIGGLIATNAGGVRAVKYGVMRSYVRGLEAVLPNGRIIRLGGKLLKNNTGYDLMQLIIGSEGTLCVITKAIIKLYPKSPYTATLILPFARWMDALKCAQEILRSKVSPLAIEYVGLREITLAAQHINEEWPANSGEAQLIVILTSPFEGELLSSMEELSRISERHGVGEIILAETKEEQERILRIRSNIYTSLKPGMVDILDVTVPPSKLSDLIGEIKRISEMEGLYMPIYGHAGDGNLHVHIMKEEGKDLEYLWKVKREIYRLAVNLGGVISGEHGIGKIRKGELGLVLSEDEIEVMREIKRLFDPNNILNPGSIFSKI from the coding sequence ATGAATGGCATGATCCCGGATAAGGTGATTGAAAGGCTTAAGTCTATTGTAGGCCGGGACTCGGTCATAACAGATCCATCCATGCTGGAGGGGTACCTGCGGGATGAGACACCCGAACCGATACGCCCATCGCCTGCAACAGGGCTAGTCCTTGTCAAGCCCTCATTAACAGAGGAAGTCTCAAAGATATTGATGACAGCTAACTCCTGCAGGATCCCTGTCTTCCCGGTCGGAGGACGGACGGGACTCGTCGGAGGCTGCATCCCAACAGTGCAGGGCATCATACTATCTCTTGAGAAGATGAACAAAATTGAAGTTGATGTGGAGAACCTGATGGCTGTGGCCGAGGCTGGAGCCACGCTTGGAGACCTTATCAGGGCATCAGAGACAGCCGGTCTATTCTTCCCCCCGCATCCAGGCGACGAAGGCGCGCAGATCGGCGGTCTCATAGCCACGAATGCGGGCGGGGTTAGAGCGGTGAAATACGGGGTTATGAGAAGCTATGTTAGAGGGCTGGAAGCGGTTCTGCCGAATGGGAGAATAATCAGGCTTGGCGGCAAACTGCTCAAGAATAATACTGGATACGATCTGATGCAGCTGATCATTGGAAGCGAGGGCACCCTATGCGTGATAACCAAAGCGATAATCAAACTCTACCCGAAGAGCCCCTACACGGCCACCCTAATCCTGCCTTTTGCAAGATGGATGGACGCACTGAAATGTGCACAGGAGATCTTAAGATCTAAAGTTTCACCGCTGGCAATAGAATATGTGGGGCTGAGGGAGATAACCCTAGCGGCGCAGCACATAAATGAAGAGTGGCCTGCCAACTCAGGTGAGGCGCAGTTAATAGTTATACTGACAAGCCCGTTTGAGGGGGAACTCCTCTCCTCTATGGAGGAGTTATCAAGGATCTCTGAAAGGCATGGGGTGGGAGAGATCATCTTAGCGGAGACAAAAGAGGAGCAGGAGAGAATCCTCCGGATAAGAAGCAATATTTACACTTCACTCAAGCCTGGAATGGTCGACATCCTAGACGTCACTGTTCCACCCTCAAAGCTAAGCGACCTGATAGGAGAAATCAAACGGATATCCGAAATGGAGGGGCTCTACATGCCCATATATGGGCATGCAGGCGACGGAAACCTCCACGTCCACATAATGAAGGAGGAGGGAAAAGATCTTGAATACCTTTGGAAGGTCAAGAGGGAGATATATCGCCTCGCCGTTAATCTTGGAGGCGTAATTTCAGGGGAGCATGGCATCGGAAAGATTAGGAAGGGTGAGCTGGGGCTTGTGCTAAGTGAGGATGAAATCGAGGTGATGAGGGAGATTAAGAGACTATTCGACCCAAATAACATACTCAACCCTGGAAGCATATTTTCCAAAATCTAG